From the genome of Candidatus Reconcilbacillus cellulovorans, one region includes:
- a CDS encoding excinuclease ABC subunit B, protein MSEVRLLDKPFQLVSDFRPQGDQPQAIERLVRGVLEGRKHQTLLGATGTGKTFTIANVIARLNRPTLVIAHNKTLAAQLCSEFQQFFPHNAVSYFVSYYDYYQPEAYIPETDTYIEKDSSINDEIDKLRHSATSSLFERRDVIIVASVSCIYSLGSPSEYRELVLSLRVGMERPRDGVLRKLVDIQYQRNDINFVRGTFRVRGDTVEIFPASHSERAIRVEWFGDEIERITEIDVVTGEIVAERDHVAIFPASHYVTRQERLRQAVANIGRELEERLAELRAKGKFLEAQRLEQRTRYDMEMLLEMGFCSGIENYSAHLSFRPPGSTPYTLLDYFPDDMLIIVDESHVTLPQIRGMYNGDRSRKEVLVEYGFRLPSALDNRPLKFEEFEAKIKNAIYVSATPGPYELEHCSEVVEQIIRPTGLVDPLVEVRPTKGQIDDLIGEIRKCVARNERVLVTTLTKKMAEDLTDYLKEVGIKVRYMHSEVKTIERMHIVRELRLGVFDVLVGINLLREGLDLPEVSLVAILDADKEGFLRSERSLIQTIGRAARNVNGHVILYADTITESMDKAIRETERRRRIQMEYNAKHGITPQTVRKKVHDVIEATRVAEKKVDYLIDIPPEGLTKEARKALIAKLEAEMKAAARELRFERAAELRDLIFELKAED, encoded by the coding sequence ATGAGCGAAGTCAGGTTGCTGGACAAACCGTTTCAGCTCGTGTCGGATTTCCGTCCGCAGGGCGACCAGCCGCAGGCCATCGAGCGGCTCGTCCGCGGCGTCCTAGAAGGTCGGAAACACCAGACGCTGCTCGGCGCGACCGGAACGGGCAAGACGTTCACGATCGCCAACGTCATCGCCCGGCTGAACCGTCCGACGCTCGTCATCGCCCACAACAAGACGCTGGCCGCCCAGTTGTGCAGCGAGTTTCAACAGTTTTTTCCTCATAATGCTGTTTCCTATTTTGTAAGTTATTATGATTATTACCAACCCGAAGCTTATATTCCGGAGACCGACACCTACATCGAAAAAGATTCGAGCATCAACGACGAAATCGACAAACTGCGCCACTCGGCGACGAGTTCGCTGTTCGAACGGCGGGACGTCATCATCGTCGCGAGCGTATCGTGCATTTACAGCCTCGGTTCGCCGAGCGAGTACCGCGAGCTCGTCCTGTCGCTGCGCGTCGGCATGGAGCGGCCGCGCGACGGCGTGCTGCGCAAGCTGGTCGACATCCAGTACCAGCGCAACGACATCAATTTTGTCCGGGGAACATTCCGCGTGCGCGGCGACACGGTGGAAATTTTCCCGGCGTCGCACAGCGAGCGGGCGATCCGCGTCGAATGGTTCGGCGACGAGATCGAGCGGATTACGGAGATCGACGTGGTGACCGGCGAGATCGTGGCCGAGCGCGACCACGTCGCGATTTTTCCCGCGTCGCACTACGTCACGCGTCAGGAACGGCTGCGCCAGGCGGTCGCCAACATCGGCCGCGAGCTGGAAGAACGTCTGGCCGAATTGCGCGCCAAAGGTAAATTTCTGGAAGCTCAGCGGTTGGAGCAGCGGACGCGGTATGATATGGAAATGTTGTTGGAAATGGGTTTCTGCTCCGGGATTGAAAATTATTCGGCGCATCTTTCGTTCCGGCCGCCGGGATCGACGCCGTATACGCTGCTGGATTATTTTCCCGACGACATGCTGATTATCGTCGACGAATCGCACGTTACGCTTCCGCAAATCCGCGGCATGTACAACGGCGACCGGTCGCGGAAGGAAGTGCTGGTCGAATACGGATTCCGCCTTCCGTCGGCGCTGGATAATCGTCCGCTGAAGTTTGAAGAGTTCGAGGCCAAAATCAAGAACGCGATCTATGTGTCGGCGACGCCGGGGCCGTACGAGTTGGAGCATTGTTCCGAAGTCGTCGAGCAAATTATCCGGCCGACCGGTCTGGTCGACCCGCTGGTGGAAGTGCGGCCGACGAAAGGGCAGATCGACGATCTGATCGGGGAAATCCGCAAGTGCGTCGCGCGCAACGAGCGCGTGCTGGTCACGACGCTTACGAAGAAGATGGCCGAAGACTTGACCGATTACTTGAAAGAGGTCGGCATCAAAGTCCGCTATATGCATTCCGAAGTCAAGACAATCGAGCGGATGCACATCGTCCGCGAGCTCAGGCTCGGCGTGTTCGATGTGCTCGTCGGCATCAACCTGTTGCGGGAAGGGCTTGATTTGCCCGAAGTGTCGCTCGTGGCGATTCTCGACGCAGACAAGGAAGGGTTTCTGCGCTCGGAGCGGTCGCTCATCCAGACGATCGGTCGTGCGGCGCGCAACGTCAACGGCCATGTCATCCTGTATGCCGACACGATCACTGAGTCGATGGATAAAGCGATCCGAGAGACCGAACGCCGGCGCCGCATCCAGATGGAATACAACGCCAAACACGGCATTACGCCGCAGACGGTCCGCAAAAAAGTGCACGACGTCATCGAGGCGACGCGGGTGGCGGAGAAGAAGGTCGACTACTTAATCGATATTCCCCCGGAAGGACTGACGAAGGAGGCGCGCAAGGCGTTGATCGCCAAGCTCGAGGCGGAGATGAAGGCCGCCGCGCGCGAGCTCCGGTTCGAGCGCGCCGCCGAGTTGCGCGATCTCATTTTCGAACTGAAGGCGGAGGACTGA
- a CDS encoding cell division protein FtsX, producing MKISTVARHVREGSRSLVRNGWMAFASISAVAIALFMVGAFVLLAANVNELAEQVESEVEVRVFLERSVDAAAVKELESRIASIPTVREVKFVSKEEALEDFIRKADPKNRGTLEELRSENPLPDSFVVRTADPRDVAGVVAALEAMNGERAPAPFEKISYAQGTVEKLVRITDTLRNVGLVVVVLLSFSAVFLISNTIQLTIFARQREIAIMRLVGATNGFIRGPFFFEGLLVGLIGSTATALVLLAGYAELVRQTELSLGLPMFRLIPVDDIGWKVAVLLVALGLFVGVWGSVMSIRKFLRV from the coding sequence ATGAAGATTAGTACCGTCGCCCGCCATGTCCGGGAGGGCTCCCGAAGCCTTGTGCGGAACGGCTGGATGGCGTTCGCCTCGATCAGCGCGGTGGCGATCGCGCTGTTCATGGTCGGAGCGTTCGTGCTTCTGGCCGCCAACGTCAACGAGCTGGCCGAACAGGTGGAAAGCGAAGTCGAAGTCCGCGTCTTCCTCGAAAGAAGTGTCGACGCCGCGGCGGTTAAGGAGCTGGAATCGCGCATCGCTTCGATTCCGACGGTGCGCGAAGTGAAATTCGTGTCGAAAGAAGAGGCGCTGGAAGATTTTATTCGAAAAGCGGACCCCAAAAACAGGGGAACCTTGGAAGAATTGCGGTCGGAGAACCCGCTTCCGGATTCGTTCGTCGTCAGGACGGCCGACCCGCGCGACGTCGCCGGCGTGGTGGCGGCGCTTGAAGCGATGAACGGAGAGCGGGCTCCGGCGCCTTTCGAAAAAATCAGCTATGCGCAAGGCACCGTCGAAAAGCTGGTCCGAATCACCGATACGTTGCGCAACGTCGGTCTCGTCGTTGTCGTCTTGTTGTCGTTTTCGGCCGTGTTCCTGATTTCAAACACGATTCAGCTGACAATTTTCGCGCGCCAGCGGGAGATCGCCATCATGCGGCTCGTCGGCGCGACCAACGGATTCATTCGCGGCCCGTTTTTCTTCGAGGGACTTCTGGTTGGGCTGATCGGATCGACGGCGACGGCGCTGGTGCTGCTTGCAGGATATGCGGAGCTCGTCCGACAGACGGAGCTGTCGCTCGGTCTGCCGATGTTCCGGCTTATTCCGGTCGACGACATCGGTTGGAAAGTCGCGGTGCTACTCGTGGCGCTCGGTTTGTTCGTCGGTGTATGGGGAAGCGTGATGTCGATCCGCAAGTTTTTGCGCGTATAG